The following coding sequences lie in one bacterium genomic window:
- a CDS encoding UvrD-helicase domain-containing protein — MKSKRTKFSEDLNDKQLEGVLATEGPVLVLAGAGSGKTRLLTYKIAYLVLELGIDPGCIFGVTFTNKAAGEMRDRVEMLCGGSLGGMWLGTFHSLCGRILRVDGSKIGLGTNYSIYDELDQRRLMKEVINDFGLDPKVHDPKSILNVISGFKNRLISAEDFVPSSVREKTLAKLWTAYQDAMKANNAVDFDDMILFAVRLLQEHEVVRKKYAGRFQYILVDEFQDTNHAQYELIKCLSSEYGNITVVGDDDQSIYSWRGAEVRNILEFPEDFPGAKTIRLEQNYRSSGTILSAASAVVANNSERHEKTLWTDGDKGDKLKLFKLPDEYAEAKLVARSIKKELDSGASGDGIAILYRINAHSRLLEEALTKLQIPHVIIGGIRFFERAEIKDIMGYLRMIVNPDDDISFSRVVNMPRRGVGLKSMSRLKNVGKANGENLYDILLKGNLSDFTPMSRKGFAEFLEIVEKLRTASKDSDAGEVIAQTMRESGYLGMLEKDGSLEARARLENLSELVNSGIEFANTHPEDPSLSAYIIEASLLSGVDEYQPDEETVSLMTVHSAKGLEFDSVYICGLEEGLFPIGRSMESNSEIEEERRLFYVAVTRAREKVSFLWASSRHRFGEEQIGVQSRFVDEIPDELLSSDNEPSQSGGFIRTRSLKKTEKAKSGAINPGTVVEHPFFGRGQVMAIKGWGENAVLTVAFPKYGTKKLLLKYADLSIIR, encoded by the coding sequence ATGAAATCCAAAAGAACAAAATTCTCAGAAGACCTCAATGATAAACAACTCGAGGGCGTTCTGGCCACCGAGGGACCTGTGCTTGTTCTCGCGGGTGCAGGGAGCGGTAAAACTCGGCTTTTAACATACAAAATAGCCTATCTGGTTCTCGAACTCGGGATTGATCCAGGTTGTATTTTTGGGGTTACATTCACAAATAAAGCTGCCGGAGAGATGCGTGACCGTGTGGAAATGCTTTGTGGAGGCTCACTTGGCGGGATGTGGCTTGGAACCTTCCACTCATTATGCGGGAGGATACTGCGTGTAGATGGCTCAAAGATCGGTCTTGGAACCAATTATTCTATCTACGACGAGCTCGACCAGCGCCGCCTCATGAAAGAGGTAATAAACGATTTTGGTCTCGATCCTAAAGTGCACGATCCGAAATCCATTCTTAATGTTATATCAGGGTTCAAAAATAGGCTCATTTCAGCAGAAGATTTTGTGCCATCATCAGTGCGTGAAAAGACACTAGCTAAGCTCTGGACTGCCTATCAAGATGCGATGAAAGCAAATAATGCCGTAGATTTCGACGACATGATACTTTTTGCGGTGAGGCTCTTACAAGAACACGAAGTTGTCCGAAAAAAATATGCCGGCAGGTTCCAGTATATACTCGTCGATGAATTTCAGGACACTAATCATGCTCAGTATGAGTTGATTAAATGTTTATCAAGTGAATACGGCAATATCACAGTTGTTGGGGACGATGATCAATCGATTTACAGTTGGCGAGGGGCAGAGGTAAGAAATATTCTCGAATTTCCTGAAGATTTTCCGGGCGCAAAGACTATTCGTTTGGAACAAAACTACAGAAGTAGTGGAACTATTCTCTCTGCGGCTAGCGCTGTTGTGGCCAATAACTCTGAAAGGCACGAGAAAACCCTTTGGACCGACGGAGATAAAGGTGATAAACTCAAGCTTTTCAAACTACCGGACGAATACGCCGAGGCAAAACTTGTAGCCCGTTCAATAAAGAAGGAACTCGATTCTGGTGCTTCAGGGGATGGAATAGCCATTCTTTACAGAATCAACGCACATTCGAGGTTGCTAGAGGAAGCGCTTACAAAGCTTCAGATACCGCATGTAATTATAGGTGGCATACGCTTCTTCGAGCGCGCAGAAATCAAGGATATTATGGGATACCTCAGAATGATAGTAAACCCGGATGATGACATTTCATTTTCTCGGGTGGTAAATATGCCACGTAGGGGTGTTGGTCTGAAATCTATGTCTAGACTAAAGAATGTGGGCAAAGCTAATGGCGAAAACCTATACGATATTCTCTTAAAAGGCAACCTTAGCGATTTCACTCCGATGTCTCGTAAGGGTTTTGCCGAGTTTCTCGAGATAGTCGAGAAACTAAGAACTGCATCGAAAGACTCCGATGCCGGCGAGGTAATAGCACAGACAATGCGCGAAAGTGGATATTTGGGTATGCTCGAAAAAGACGGTAGTCTCGAAGCTCGAGCGCGTCTGGAAAATCTCTCCGAGCTTGTCAACTCAGGAATCGAATTTGCTAATACACATCCTGAAGATCCCTCTCTATCGGCATATATTATAGAGGCTTCGCTTCTATCTGGTGTTGATGAATATCAGCCGGATGAGGAGACTGTTAGCTTGATGACAGTCCACTCGGCCAAAGGGCTCGAATTTGATTCAGTATATATTTGCGGGTTGGAAGAAGGACTTTTCCCAATAGGAAGGTCGATGGAATCTAATTCCGAAATCGAGGAGGAACGAAGACTTTTCTATGTTGCTGTTACACGGGCGCGCGAGAAAGTGTCTTTTCTATGGGCCTCTTCTCGCCATCGTTTTGGAGAAGAGCAAATTGGTGTTCAGAGTCGTTTCGTGGATGAGATACCAGATGAGCTTCTTTCGAGCGATAACGAGCCATCTCAATCAGGTGGTTTCATAAGAACACGATCCTTGAAAAAAACAGAGAAAGCTAAGAGCGGTGCGATAAATCCCGGGACTGTAGTCGAGCATCCATTCTTCGGTAGGGGTCAGGTTATGGCGATTAAAGGCTGGGGTGAAAATGCAGTTCTGACTGTCGCTTTCCCAAAATACGGCACCAAAAAACTCCTACTTAAATATGCCGATCTATCGATAATTAGATAA